One Paralysiella testudinis genomic window, ACAGATTATGCGCGAAGCCGCATTATTAAACGCGACCAGAACGGTTTTGGCGGATTTAACCATCGTCGGTACGATAAAAGATTTTAAAGAAGCCGATACGCTGGCCGATTATGCAACTGCTATTATTTTAGCAGCGCCCGGTTTGAAGCAGGCTGATACTTTAAAACACGCCGGAGACTTTACCCGCGCCTACAAAGCAGCAAAGGAGGCTGGAGATTTAAAGGCAGCTAAAGAAATTATTGAATTGGCGAGAACGGCTGAGAAATCACCGAATAATTTGGCTAAATTGGCTCAAAAAGAACAGGCAATAGTTAGTGGAAGGGCTATATCAGCAGAAGGTCAGTCACTTCTTCAATCGGCTGAGGCTCCCTTTAAGGGGCAACCATTAACAAATGCGGGGCGCGCGACAACCAAGCATCCTGAATATTTTGGCTTTAATAGCACAGACGAATTGCGGGCGGTCTATCGCACTGATGCACAGCTAAATGATACCAATTCTACAAAATACAATACAATAGAACCCAAGCCCAAACTCCCCCAAACACCACCATGCCCAAACTAACACCCCGCAAACACCAGCTGACTGATCATGATTTTTTGAAACTGTCCAAAACAGAGTCAAATCCGAGAGCGCGGATCAAATTGCTGATGCTGCATCAACTAAGCTTGAGTCACAGCTTAGACAGCATTGCACAAACCTTTGGCTATCATCAACAAAGCATCAGCGTCATCAGAAAGCACTATTGGCTGTATGGGCTGGACAGCATCTACGACAAACCCGGCAGAGGCCGCAAAAGCCTGTTGGCCGAAAAAGACATCGAAGCCTTTAAGCAAGCCATTGTAGAACAACAACAGCAAAGGGGCGGCGGCAGGCTGACTGCTGTTGATATTGCCCGTATTGCCAAGGAAGACTTTAATACCGACTACACACCGAAAGGCATTTACGGCTTATTGTCCCGCATCGGCATCAGCTGGGTATCTGCCCGCAGCCGGCATCCCAAAGCGGATCAGCAGGCAATGGATGATTTTAAAAACTTCGTAAACCATGTTCGGACAGTGCTGCCTGAACACATTGAGCTGTCTGACGTAGACATCTGGTTTCAAGATGAAACCCGTATCGGTCAGCAAGGATCCATCACCCGGGTTTGGCACTATTGCGGCCAAAGGCCGAGGGTCGTACGCCAACAGCAATTTGAGTCTGCCTACTTATTTGGGGCATTCTGCCCCTCAAACGGCAACAGTGTGGGTTTGGTATTGCCGTATGTGAATAAGCAAGCCATGCAGCTACATATGCAGCATATCAGCAAGGAAGTACCGGAGGGTCGTCATGCAGTGGTGGTTATGGATGGCGCTTTATGGCATCAAGCCGATTTAAACCTACATAACGTGACGATGCTGAAATTGCCGCCGTATTCACCGGAGTTGAATCCGTCTGAACAGATATGGCAGTATTTAAAGCAGCATGATTTATCGAACCGATGCTTTGATGGTTATGATGCGATTGTAGATGCTGCTTGTGTGGCTTGGAATCGGTTGCGTGTACAACTTGAATTGATTCGGTCGATTACCTCTAGGGCTTGGTCTATTGTATGTTAATTTAGAGAATTGGTATGAGTTTGCCAGCAAAAATGTGAATGAAATCTTGGCGAATGGTGTGCGTACATCAGGGGCAAGTGGGCGTGATCCGAAGGGTTGGGTGACTT contains:
- a CDS encoding IS630 family transposase, whose translation is MPKLTPRKHQLTDHDFLKLSKTESNPRARIKLLMLHQLSLSHSLDSIAQTFGYHQQSISVIRKHYWLYGLDSIYDKPGRGRKSLLAEKDIEAFKQAIVEQQQQRGGGRLTAVDIARIAKEDFNTDYTPKGIYGLLSRIGISWVSARSRHPKADQQAMDDFKNFVNHVRTVLPEHIELSDVDIWFQDETRIGQQGSITRVWHYCGQRPRVVRQQQFESAYLFGAFCPSNGNSVGLVLPYVNKQAMQLHMQHISKEVPEGRHAVVVMDGALWHQADLNLHNVTMLKLPPYSPELNPSEQIWQYLKQHDLSNRCFDGYDAIVDAACVAWNRLRVQLELIRSITSRAWSIVC